CAGTGATTGCGAGAGATACCTTTGGTTCTAGTGAAAATATTCCTAGTTTTTTAAGATATCGAGGAAAAATAGAAATGGGTATGGAGGCTACAGAATTTATCGGTTCGGGAGAGTGTTATTACGTTCCCACCGGTGGTATGCTGCCTATGGGCTGTGATGCTGTGGTTATGGTGGAATATACTGAGGTTTTGGGGAGAGAAATCTGCATTCAGAAGCCTGTTTCTCCTTGGGAAAATATATTGAAAAAAGGGGAAGATCTAAGACAAAAAGATCTCTTATTTAAAAAGGGACATCGGCTTAGACCACAGGATATCGGGATGTTAGCTGGTTTAGGTATTATAGATATTCCTGTTTATGAAAAACTGAGCGTGAGTATCATCTCTACTGGAGATGAACTAGTTCCACCTACGAAAAAATTAAATTTAGGACAAATCCATGATATGAATACATACAGCTTATCAGCAGCAGCTGAGGCAGATGGATGTTGTATTATAGAAAGAGTCATCATAGAAGATGAAAAAGAGGGATTACAGTCTAAAATAGAAGAATGTATCGCTCATAGCCACATCATACTAATATCTGGTGGAAGCTCTGCAGGAGATAAGGATTATACAAAAGAAGTGATGGATCGTATCGGTATGCCAGGAGCATTTATTCATGGCATCTCTGTTAAACCAGGAAAACCAACCATCGTAGGTAAGGTAAAGGGCAGGGCAATTTTTGGACTGCCAGGGCAGCCTGTTTCTGCGCTAATTGTATATAAGATACTGGTAAGCTCTTGGATAAAGGAAACACTGTATGGAGCAGAAGTGATTCATCCATCCATAGAGGGGACAATCTCCGTGAATATTCCATCGGCACCAGGGAGAGAGCATTATGTGATGGTCAGCATAAAGGAAGAGGCTGGACAAACGATTATAGATCCGATTTATGGAAAATCGGGCATGCTTTCGATGATGGCAAAGGCACAGGGATATATTAAAATTCATACGAATACTGAAGGAATTTTAAAAGGGGATTCTGTGAGAGCCTTTTTACTGTAATAGGAGGGGTATCGATGGCTAAAAAAGAGCGCAATACATATTTGACCAATATATCCTTAGAAGAAGCACAAAGGTTATATTTTGCTGAGGTTAGTTTATTGAATCATGGCAGGTCTACTGAAAAGATAGCGGTTACAGATAGCTTGAATAGAGTCAGTGCAAAGCCAGTTTTTGCAAAAAAGTCTTCGCCCAATTATAATGCAGCTGCCATGGACGGTATTGCTGTAGTGGCGAATCATACCTATGGCGCTACTGAAAGTAATCCGATCCACTTAAAACGAAACAAAGACTACATGGATATTAACACAGGAGGCTATATTGACGACCCGTATAATGCGGTCATTATGATAGAAGATGTGATTGAAATCGATGAGGATACGGTGGAAATAAGACAGGCGGCCACCCCTTGGCAACATATTCGTCCCATCGGTGAAGATATCGTAGAAAAAGAACTAATTATCAGCAGTAATCATAAAATAAGGGCCATGGATATTGGCGCTTTGCTAGCGGGCCAAACAATAGATATTGAGGTTTATAAACTGCCTCAGGTAGGAATCATACCAACGGGCTCCGAAATAGTAGGGGCAGAACAGGAATTATCCCAAGGCAAAATTATTGAAACCAACGGCAGTATGTTTTCAGTCATGGTGGCAGAATATTACGGTATTCCTAAAAAATATGAAATTATTCCTGATGACTATGAACTTTTAAAAAATAAAATATTAGCAGCAGTAGAAGAAAATGATGTAGTAATTATTAATGCCGGCTCTTCTGCTGGTTCTAAGGATTATACGGTGGATGTTTTAAGAGAAATAGGGGATGTAAAGATCCATGGTGTTGCAATAAAGCCTGGCAAGCCGACCATTTTAGCCATCGTAAAAGGAAAGCCAGTCATCGGAATACCGGGCTATCCCGTCTCTGCATATCTGGTGTTTGAACTTTTTGTAAAGCCACTTCTCTTCCAATACAATCATCTGATATTAGAAGAACCGAGAAAAATGAAATGCGTATTATCTAGGAAAATTATATCTTCTTTAAAATATGAAGAGTTTGTTCGAGTAAAATTAGGAGCTGTAAAGGATAAGATCATAGCAACACCCTTAGATCGGGGAGCGGGTGTCACCATGTCCTTGGTAAAAGCAGATGGTATTTTAATCATACCTCAGAGCCTTGAGGGGTATGAGGCCGGAAGAGAAGTAGAGGTTCAACTTTTAAAAGAATTTGGAGAAATAAATAACACTATTGTGTCTATTGGAAGCCATGATCTAGTGATGGATCTTTTAGGTGATGAATTACATACAAGGAAATCGAATTTATTTTTATCTTCTGCCCATGTAGGTAGCTTGGGTGGTATCATGGCAATGAGAAAAAATGAATGCCACATAGCGCCAATTCACCTGATGGATGAAGAAACGGGAGAATATAATAAAACTTATATTAAAAAGTACTTAAATGATAAAGAGTATGCTATAATTAAATTTGTAAAGCGCAGCCAAGGTTTGATGGTAAAAAAGGGTAATCCGCTTGGAATTCGCAGTGTTAAAGATTTAACCAAAAAGGATCTTCTCTTTGTCAATCGCCAGAGAGGGGCAGGAACTCGAATCCTATTGGATTATTACTTAAATAAGCACGGTATATCTCCTTCAGATATTCTTGGATACGATCGGGAGTTCAATACCCATATGGCTGTAGCAGCTGCCGTTGCAGGAAACTCTGCGGATTGTGGCATGGGTGTACTGTCTGCTGCAAAGATTATGGGCCTAGATTTTATCCCAATCGCTTGGGAAGAATATGATTTATGTATTTCCAAGGAAATGTTAAAGGATTCTAAAATTATCTCTTTGATAGAAACGATGAAGAGCAACGACTTTATCGCTAAAATTCAAGAATTAGATGGATATGATACTGAAAATATTGGTAACGTAATTGAATAATATTATGGATATAAAGGGGAGAGTCAAATGGCAAAAGTCGTAGCAATTAACATTAGTGTAAAAAAAGGAATTCCAAAAGATCAGATTGAGCAAGGTGTTTTCATAGAGAATTTTGGTCTAGAGGGAGATGTTCACGGTGGGGACTGGCACAGACAAGTCAGTTTACTTTCACAGGAAAGTATTGATAAGGCCATTGCAATGGGAGCTGATGGATTAGAGCCTGGAAAATTTGCAGAAAACATTACTACAGAAGGAATTGTTCTATATGAACTACCGGTAGGAACTCGATTGCAAATCGGAGAAACCATTCAGGAGGTTACACAAATCGGTAAAGTCTGTCATCAGAAATGTGCTATTTTCCACACTGTAGGAGACTGTGTCATGCCGAAAGAAGGAATTTTTACAAAAGTAATCAAAGGCGGCGTAGTGAAGCCTGGAGACCATATCGAAATACTTTAATTCATTTCAAATAAAAGCAACTAGGAAAAGTATCTATTTTCCTAGTTGCTTTTATTGAATCTGGGTATTTGGAATTCTATCTCGGTCGAAGTTCCTTTAAAATGGAGAAGAGATCGAGGGACTTTGTCATTCCTAGAAGAATTAGATATAAAGCCGAGCCCAGTGCTAAGGAAAAAATGGTATTTAGGAAGCTGCTACGGATAATAAGGGCCAATGATTTATAAAGGTAGAAAATACTGCATGTAGCGATGGTGGATGAAACCAAAGGCTTTAAAAGAAGTTCTTTCATAGAAAGTTGAAGGGTAATTGTGCGTTTTAGGCTGATAAAGTTTAATATAAAAACTAGAAAAGCTGAAAAGATATACCCTATAAAAAAACCATTGATGCCATACTTCGGATTAGAAATTAAAAAATAGGTACAATAGAGCTGCAACAGCATCCCGAGTATAAAATTGATGGTAGCGATGATTGGTTTTCCCATACCATGAAGAATACTGGAAGTCGTTTGCTGCATACATAAGAATATAGTGGCATAGCTGATGATAGATAAATATCTTCCAACATCTAAGTCTTTATAGATGACCAAACCCAAATGACTTCCAAAGGCAGCATAGAGCATTGAAATGGGAATGGCAACCAGTAAGGTGATTTTTATTGCAAGACTGCTCTGCCTATTCACGTCACTAATTTTATTGAGCGCAATCTGTTCGGAGATATTTGGAATGATATTCACCGATAGCGCAGATGTAACTGTAAAAGGCACAAATAAAAGTGGCATGGCCATGCCTGTGATTTTACCAAAGGTTTGAATCGCTTCGGAAGTTGTGTAACCAGCCAACACCAATCTTTGGGGAATTAAAATAGAAGTTGCCGTTTGTAGCAATGTTGAAACCAATCTACCCATACTAATCGGAACAGAAAAGGATAGAATGTTGGAAGTTATTTTAAAGAAAGATTCTGGATATGCCTTTAGAGCCCCTATTTTCGAACCGAGTTTTTTCAGATTGAACTTAAATACGAGATAAATCAAACCAAAGAACTCCCCTATGGAAATCCCAATAATTCCAATAGTCGCAGCCCATATGGGGTTGGATGGTTTTTTATAAATCAAATAGGAAAGCACGAAAAGTATCCGAGATACTTGTTCCAAAATTTGTGCATTGGAAGGAGACTTCATATCCTTCAGTCCATAAAAAAACCCTCTCAGTATACTGGCAAAAGTTATTAAAGCAATGGCTGGAATCGAAAATAAAATTGGATAATAGATGTTCCGATTTTTCAATATCTTATCTACAATAAAATCCATACGAAGTGATACAAAAACAGATAAAACAAGGGCAATCGTACCGCCAATAATCAAGGCAATCCAAAGGGTTTTATAGATGCCCACTTTGTTATGGAGTGAATTTTCTTTGGCTACAATCTTAGATACAGCCAAAGGAATCCCTGCAGAGGTGATGGTGATTAGAACCATTAGAAATGGGAACACCATTTGATATAAACCGATGGCTTCAGGACCAATGATTCGAGATAACACAATTTTATAAATAAAGCCTAAAGACCGGATGACAAAATTAACGGCGATTAATAAAAGTGTACCATATATAAAAGAATATTTTTTCAACAGAATACCTCCTTATAATGCTTTGCATCACTATATTCAATACATATTCTAAATATAGATGTCCAATACCTATAATCAACAAAAGGATTTCCTTAAATTTACTTGCAAATGTATATTGATGGAGAAGAATAATATAATAAATTTTTATTTATGTGAATAAAAATGCTTATAGGGTACATATTGGATAATAGAAATATTTTTTAGATGTATAGAGGGAGAGATGCAGATGATTCAAAATATTGATGGAATTATGAGTAAATCGGAATTTGTTTCGGAAGTAGAAAATAAAATATCCAGTTTAAGTGAAACTTTTACTTTGGCATCCATAGATATCGATAGCTTTGAAGCTGTGAATAGTTATTATGGTGAATATATAGGGGATCAGGTCCTAAAAAAGATCGCCTCTGTTTTAAAACAGAATTTAAAAGCCAATGATCTAGTATGCAGAGAGAATAAGGATGAATTCAATGTGCTTTTTTCAAATACCTTATCTGAGACGGGATTTATTATGATGGAGGAGATTAGAAAATATCTGGAGATCAATACCTTTTCTTTGGGAGAGAAAGATAAGAAAAAAGATATTAATATTCGTATCAGTGTAGGCATAGCAAACTATCCTAGAAATGCAAAAAATGCGGTGGATCTTTTTAGAGCTGCTGATAGCGCATTGTTCAGGGCGAAGAGAGAAGGAAAAAATCGTGTCTATATGGCGGAAAGTGAAAATATGGTGTTAAAGTCCAGCTATTATACGAAAATCCAATTGGAAAGATTGACGGATCTTTCTCAGAAAACAGATAAAACGGAAGCATTTCTCCTACGGGAGGCTCTAGACGACATCTTTGATAAATATAGCAGATAAAGACGAGCATTCATTTCTAAAAATGAAATATTAAAATGAAAAATTTTCATAGAAATAAGCAAGCAAATTTGAGATGCTTGTTTATTTTTTTTGAAATAGCATAAAATAAGTTAAAATGATTCATTAGGAGGAAGGATTATGGCATGGGTATGTCAGATATGCAATGGCATGGCAAGCTACGTTGTGAAATGCTCGGATTGCGGTGAACAAATGGAAGCGAGAGGAGCCATACAGGACTATTTTGATGATTACAGCCCTTATTTAAGTAGAGATATCACGAAGAAAGCAGACGGTGTCGAGCACAATCGATGCGTACATCTCTTTTATTGTGTAGGTTGCGCCAGTGACAAGCGGGTTACAATCAATGAAATATTGATGTAAAAAATATGAAACATTTTTATTTTAAATTGCAATTGACAAACAAAAGATTTTGATTTATAATAAAATTACAAATAAATCGAATCTAAGGATGGTGCTGAACTATGAAAGAAGATAAAAAAATAGAGCAAGGCTTGAAAAAAGACAAGAGATGTGGCATATATACTTGTATTCATTGTGTGATTAATACCTGTACCTTAGATGAATGTGATATGTACGAAAATGGATTTTTACAAGAAGGCTAAAAAGTTTTTGCAAAATAGACCACATTAAATGAAAACCTGTATAAAGAAAAGTTTCTTTATACAGGTTATTTTATTGTACGGATATTAAAATAAGATGAATGTTCTTTTGTACAAAATAAGGCCCTACACTTGATGTCTATAAACTTTCCTTATATTGCAATTGATAAAGCTTATAATAAATGCCTTCCATCTCTAAAAGTTCTTGATGACTTCCCATTTCCCTTAACTGACCTTTATGAAGAACCATAATCTTATTGCAATTTTGGATTGTCGATAATCTATGGGCGATTGCAATGGAAGTTCTTCCTTGAATTAACTTTACAACGGCATCTTGAATTAGCTCCTCAGTTTCGGTATCGATGTTTGAGGTGGCCTCATCTAAAACTAAGATGGAAGGATCTGTAGCGAGGGCCCTGGCAAAAGCAAGGAGCTGCCTTTGACCAGAAGATAAGGTAGAGCCTCTTTCCATTACAGGCTCGTCATATTGATTTGGTAGCTTTTCTATGAAATTGTGAGCATTGACATACTGGGCTATTTCCTTCATTTTCTCAGTTGAAATTTCAGTGTTATTTAAAAGGATATTGTCCTTGATCGTGCCTGTAAACATAAATACATCTTGTAGCACGACACCGATATTTTTTCTGAGCGTAGAGAGTGGAATGTCCTTAATATTAATACCATCGATTAATATTTCCCCTTTTTGAATGTCATAGAATCGATTCATCAGGTTGATGATGGAAGACTTGCCAGCGCCTGTAGCTCCTACGAAAGCAACAGATTCTCCAGCGTTTATTTTAAAGTTGATATTTTTTAACACCCAGTCTTCATGATTGTAGGCGAACCAAACATTCTTAAATTCGATGGTTCCTTGTAAGGATTCAATCTGTACGGGATGATCTGGATTTTCAATGTCAGCCTCCTTATCAAGCAAGGCAAATATCCTTTCGGAAGAAGCCATGGCCGACTGGAGAATATTATATTTTTCAGTTAAATCATTGATTGGCTGAAAGAACTGTTTGATGTAGTCAATGAAGGCAACTAAAACACCGAATTGCAGAGAACCTCTGATGACATTGCCGCCGCCATACCATATGATAATGGCGATACCCATGGATTTTAGGACTTCCATCGAAGGACGGAATATGGAAAAAATGAAAATTTCTTTTTTATTCGCTTCTAAATATTCTCGATTAAAGGTGTCAAATTGCTGGGCCTGTTGTTTTTCTCTCTTAAAAATATGAACGGTTTTCATTCCAGTAAAATTTTCATTCAGCGTGGAATTAATTTGTGCCAGCTTGATTCGTACTTCTCGATAAATTTCCCTGATCTTAATACGGAAGATTGCCGTAGCCAGTAAAATCAGTGGAATTACGATGAAGGATAGCAGGGCTAATTGAACATTCATACGGACCATAATAATGACAACACCTAAGAGTATAAATAAATCCTTGAACATCGTAATTAGAACCTGGCTATACATCTCCTGCAATGTTTCGGTATCATTGGTAACTCTAGTGACCAATCGCCCAACTGGATTTTTATCAAAAAAGCTCAAGGACATACCCTCCAAATGGGTAAATAGTTCCTGCCGAATATTCAATACAATTTTATTACTGGTATAATTTAGCAGATAGGTCTGTGCATAGTTCAGCAGAAATCCAATGATGACCAAAAGAAAATAGATGAAAGCAATTTTTCTGATGGATAGAACATCCTCTTTTCTAAAGGATTGAATCTCTTCCAAAGTCAATTTCCTCCCATGAAAGCTGCGGTCTTCATTCTTTAGGTCTAATATAAATTCGCCATTGGTTTCCACAATTTCGAATTCGGAGCTTTGGAGATCAACGTAACCATCGATTAAGAAGATATCCTGTCCATATTTGATTAGCTGTGCTATTTCCATAGAGGAACTTTGGTTTACGGCTTCCATATTTTTTTGTATGACATAATAACGATCTTCAAATAAAATAGCAGATTTATTTTCTGGAGCCTGATGGTACACTTCGATGGGTTTGTCATAAACATTGATATAGTCATCAATGGCAATTTTTATTAAATAGGGTCCAGCGAGATCAATGCCAGCGATGATTACAACAACAAGAATACATGTTAGCAACCATGTCCAATAGGGCTTGGCATAAGATAAAAGCCTTGCCATTAACTTAGAATCGTAGGCCTTCCCTAGAACTTCTTCTTGATTAATATCCCTCATTTTTACACCCCTAACGATTTATTCACTCAGTATTTTTTCTTCCAGTAGCTGTTTTTGATAAAACTCATAATAAAGATATCGATTGCTTAATAATTGGGCATGGCTACCTTTTTCAACGATTTTACCTTCGTCTAATACGATAATTTCATCACAATCCTTAATTGTAGATATTCGATGGGCAATCAAAATCGTTGTTTTATTTTTCATTTCTGATTTTAGTCCTGCTAAGATTTTCTCTTCTGTGTTGGTATCTACAGCGGATAAAGAATCATCAAAAATTAATATTTTCGGTTGTTTTATAAGAGCTCTTGCAATGGAAGTTCTCTGCTTCTGTCCACCAGAAAGTGTAACGCCTCGTTCGCCGACGAAGGTTTCATAACCATCTGGGAAGCTGACAATATTATCATGAACCTGAGCAACTTTTGCAGCCCTAAGGACATCTTCCCTAGAAAAGTGATCCACGCCGAAACCGATGTTTTCTTCCAGTGTTGTGGAAAATAAGAAGCTGTCCTGATCCACGTAGCCGATATTCTCTCGAAGGGATTGGAGTTGAATATGATGAATCGGATTATGATCCAAATAAATAGTGCCAGATTCTAAATTATAGAGCCTTAAGAGGAGATTGATGATGGTGGTCTTACCACTACCGGTTTTACCGATAATACCGAGACTGCTGCCGGAGGGTATATGAATTGAAAAATTTTCTAAGGCGTTATACGCTGCATTGGGATATTTGAAGGTAACATCATCAAATATAATATCCCCTTTAAAATCACTGAGGACTATGGCATTTTTTGCATCAAATATTTCTGGCTTTTCCTCTAGTATTTTATTAATACGCTCCATGGAAGCGGCCCCTCTTTGCAGCAGATTAATAACCCATCCCAATGCCATCATTGGCCAAATGAGAAGAGAAAGATAACTATTAAAGGCAACGAAATCTCCCAAGGAGATTTTTCCGTAGATAACCAAGGTGCTTCCATAAAGCATAGAAATTACGAAGCTTAGAGATGCCATAAGCTGAATAAAGGGATGGAACATTCCGGATATTTTTACTAAGGACATATTTTTATGAAACAGTAGCATATTTTTATAATTAAATTTCTTTATCTCTGCCTCTTCCTGAACGAAGGATTTTACTACACGGATTCCAGCGAAGTTTTCCTGGACCACATCGGTAAAAGCAGAGAAGGCTTCCTGGACCCCTTTAAATTTAGTGTTGATGGTTCGACCGAATCTCCAAATTGCAAAAGCAAGTATGGGAAGTGGTGCCAAGGAAAAAATAGTTAAACGTAAATCTGTAGTAGCGGACATCATAAAAATGGCGATGGCCGTCATGAAGATGGCGTCCGTAATCATAACAACGCCAGAACCTAAAGCCATTCGGATGGCACCGATATCGTTTGTAGCATGAGCCATCAAATCTCCTGTCTTATGGGTATTATAATAATTGGTTGATAGGGTTTGAAGATGGGTGAACAGCATATTTCTAAGTTCATATTCTAGCTTTCTTGAAACGACAACAATATACATTCTCCAAAGATAGCGAAAAATTGCAGTAGCAATCCCGATGGCGATTATGTATCCAGTGTATCTCAGAAGATCATTTACGGTTAATAAACCTGCAGCGATATCATCTGTAAATCTTCTGAGCACTTCTGGAACTAACAATTGAGTGATATCTACAGCTAAAAGCCAAAAAATGCCCAGTATATAGGACCACTTGTTCTTTAACAAGAAATCTTTCAGTGTTTTAAAATGCTTCATAATGGAATCCCTCCAGATATTTTGAGTTGCTAAATAACATTAATTCTATAAATTTTTTGGAAATCCTTCTATGGTAGACTGATTCCCTTATAAGTTTAAGCAATATCCATTCTAGGGATACATATTTTAAGGATAAATTAGCAAAATAAGTGTAAGGAGGTGTTGTATATGAATTTAAACACAAAAGATATGATTACAAAAAAACTCTTAGATGCTCAGGAAATGGTTCGAGATTTTGAGATGTTCTCTAAGAAAACGGAGGATCGAGAAGTCGCCAATCTGTTTAAAAGCTTTGCAGAGGAAAGTGGTATGCAAGCGAGAGAACTTCAAAAATTGGTAGATAAGTATCATTAGAAACGATCCTCTATAAAAATAGTGCTCCGCTTTAAATGAAAAAGCATGTATGAAGAAATATTTAAAGTTTCTTCATACATGCTTTTCTATTAAGGAAAAAATATGGCAAGATAATTTAAGTAGGTAGTAATAATAGGAGAAGCTGGTATAATATAA
Above is a genomic segment from Alkaliphilus oremlandii OhILAs containing:
- a CDS encoding putative polysaccharide biosynthesis protein, with the protein product MKKYSFIYGTLLLIAVNFVIRSLGFIYKIVLSRIIGPEAIGLYQMVFPFLMVLITITSAGIPLAVSKIVAKENSLHNKVGIYKTLWIALIIGGTIALVLSVFVSLRMDFIVDKILKNRNIYYPILFSIPAIALITFASILRGFFYGLKDMKSPSNAQILEQVSRILFVLSYLIYKKPSNPIWAATIGIIGISIGEFFGLIYLVFKFNLKKLGSKIGALKAYPESFFKITSNILSFSVPISMGRLVSTLLQTATSILIPQRLVLAGYTTSEAIQTFGKITGMAMPLLFVPFTVTSALSVNIIPNISEQIALNKISDVNRQSSLAIKITLLVAIPISMLYAAFGSHLGLVIYKDLDVGRYLSIISYATIFLCMQQTTSSILHGMGKPIIATINFILGMLLQLYCTYFLISNPKYGINGFFIGYIFSAFLVFILNFISLKRTITLQLSMKELLLKPLVSSTIATCSIFYLYKSLALIIRSSFLNTIFSLALGSALYLILLGMTKSLDLFSILKELRPR
- a CDS encoding molybdopterin molybdotransferase MoeA is translated as MNLLNTVTVDEAKNKIKDVFSDVKLKEEKVHLLEAVNRYLSQDIVAPIHVPGFHRSTVDGYAVIARDTFGSSENIPSFLRYRGKIEMGMEATEFIGSGECYYVPTGGMLPMGCDAVVMVEYTEVLGREICIQKPVSPWENILKKGEDLRQKDLLFKKGHRLRPQDIGMLAGLGIIDIPVYEKLSVSIISTGDELVPPTKKLNLGQIHDMNTYSLSAAAEADGCCIIERVIIEDEKEGLQSKIEECIAHSHIILISGGSSAGDKDYTKEVMDRIGMPGAFIHGISVKPGKPTIVGKVKGRAIFGLPGQPVSALIVYKILVSSWIKETLYGAEVIHPSIEGTISVNIPSAPGREHYVMVSIKEEAGQTIIDPIYGKSGMLSMMAKAQGYIKIHTNTEGILKGDSVRAFLL
- a CDS encoding molybdopterin biosynthesis protein; its protein translation is MAKKERNTYLTNISLEEAQRLYFAEVSLLNHGRSTEKIAVTDSLNRVSAKPVFAKKSSPNYNAAAMDGIAVVANHTYGATESNPIHLKRNKDYMDINTGGYIDDPYNAVIMIEDVIEIDEDTVEIRQAATPWQHIRPIGEDIVEKELIISSNHKIRAMDIGALLAGQTIDIEVYKLPQVGIIPTGSEIVGAEQELSQGKIIETNGSMFSVMVAEYYGIPKKYEIIPDDYELLKNKILAAVEENDVVIINAGSSAGSKDYTVDVLREIGDVKIHGVAIKPGKPTILAIVKGKPVIGIPGYPVSAYLVFELFVKPLLFQYNHLILEEPRKMKCVLSRKIISSLKYEEFVRVKLGAVKDKIIATPLDRGAGVTMSLVKADGILIIPQSLEGYEAGREVEVQLLKEFGEINNTIVSIGSHDLVMDLLGDELHTRKSNLFLSSAHVGSLGGIMAMRKNECHIAPIHLMDEETGEYNKTYIKKYLNDKEYAIIKFVKRSQGLMVKKGNPLGIRSVKDLTKKDLLFVNRQRGAGTRILLDYYLNKHGISPSDILGYDREFNTHMAVAAAVAGNSADCGMGVLSAAKIMGLDFIPIAWEEYDLCISKEMLKDSKIISLIETMKSNDFIAKIQELDGYDTENIGNVIE
- a CDS encoding ABC transporter ATP-binding protein; the encoded protein is MRDINQEEVLGKAYDSKLMARLLSYAKPYWTWLLTCILVVVIIAGIDLAGPYLIKIAIDDYINVYDKPIEVYHQAPENKSAILFEDRYYVIQKNMEAVNQSSSMEIAQLIKYGQDIFLIDGYVDLQSSEFEIVETNGEFILDLKNEDRSFHGRKLTLEEIQSFRKEDVLSIRKIAFIYFLLVIIGFLLNYAQTYLLNYTSNKIVLNIRQELFTHLEGMSLSFFDKNPVGRLVTRVTNDTETLQEMYSQVLITMFKDLFILLGVVIIMVRMNVQLALLSFIVIPLILLATAIFRIKIREIYREVRIKLAQINSTLNENFTGMKTVHIFKREKQQAQQFDTFNREYLEANKKEIFIFSIFRPSMEVLKSMGIAIIIWYGGGNVIRGSLQFGVLVAFIDYIKQFFQPINDLTEKYNILQSAMASSERIFALLDKEADIENPDHPVQIESLQGTIEFKNVWFAYNHEDWVLKNINFKINAGESVAFVGATGAGKSSIINLMNRFYDIQKGEILIDGINIKDIPLSTLRKNIGVVLQDVFMFTGTIKDNILLNNTEISTEKMKEIAQYVNAHNFIEKLPNQYDEPVMERGSTLSSGQRQLLAFARALATDPSILVLDEATSNIDTETEELIQDAVVKLIQGRTSIAIAHRLSTIQNCNKIMVLHKGQLREMGSHQELLEMEGIYYKLYQLQYKESL
- a CDS encoding MOSC domain-containing protein, whose amino-acid sequence is MAKVVAINISVKKGIPKDQIEQGVFIENFGLEGDVHGGDWHRQVSLLSQESIDKAIAMGADGLEPGKFAENITTEGIVLYELPVGTRLQIGETIQEVTQIGKVCHQKCAIFHTVGDCVMPKEGIFTKVIKGGVVKPGDHIEIL
- a CDS encoding GGDEF domain-containing protein translates to MIQNIDGIMSKSEFVSEVENKISSLSETFTLASIDIDSFEAVNSYYGEYIGDQVLKKIASVLKQNLKANDLVCRENKDEFNVLFSNTLSETGFIMMEEIRKYLEINTFSLGEKDKKKDINIRISVGIANYPRNAKNAVDLFRAADSALFRAKREGKNRVYMAESENMVLKSSYYTKIQLERLTDLSQKTDKTEAFLLREALDDIFDKYSR
- a CDS encoding ABC transporter ATP-binding protein codes for the protein MKHFKTLKDFLLKNKWSYILGIFWLLAVDITQLLVPEVLRRFTDDIAAGLLTVNDLLRYTGYIIAIGIATAIFRYLWRMYIVVVSRKLEYELRNMLFTHLQTLSTNYYNTHKTGDLMAHATNDIGAIRMALGSGVVMITDAIFMTAIAIFMMSATTDLRLTIFSLAPLPILAFAIWRFGRTINTKFKGVQEAFSAFTDVVQENFAGIRVVKSFVQEEAEIKKFNYKNMLLFHKNMSLVKISGMFHPFIQLMASLSFVISMLYGSTLVIYGKISLGDFVAFNSYLSLLIWPMMALGWVINLLQRGAASMERINKILEEKPEIFDAKNAIVLSDFKGDIIFDDVTFKYPNAAYNALENFSIHIPSGSSLGIIGKTGSGKTTIINLLLRLYNLESGTIYLDHNPIHHIQLQSLRENIGYVDQDSFLFSTTLEENIGFGVDHFSREDVLRAAKVAQVHDNIVSFPDGYETFVGERGVTLSGGQKQRTSIARALIKQPKILIFDDSLSAVDTNTEEKILAGLKSEMKNKTTILIAHRISTIKDCDEIIVLDEGKIVEKGSHAQLLSNRYLYYEFYQKQLLEEKILSE